One Helicobacter cetorum MIT 00-7128 DNA window includes the following coding sequences:
- a CDS encoding outer membrane beta-barrel protein: MGLIKQKLLLGISLAVGLEASNVQMLEEESRQLDEKIQNLEQQILKKSVSKKPLEKDGFEEEYMQRAHPKISLKKRNKLLKAYSIAEKKSGVFLGGGYAYGVFNLSYQGDMLDKYGANASSAFLNNVALKAPVSMISARFGYQKYFVPYFGTRFYGDLLLGGGTLKEIMLKQSVGSFFYALGAVNTDLLFDMPLDFKTKKHFLGIYAGFGIGLMLYQDKPNQNARELIVKDFKSSNLLWKSLIEVDYTFNVGLSLTLFRKHRLEIGTKLPISYLRMGVEEGASYQGVIEVDSNKQEDKRLLISANNKFKRSSFLLVNYAYIF, translated from the coding sequence ATGGGTTTAATCAAGCAAAAGTTATTATTGGGTATATCACTAGCAGTAGGGCTTGAGGCCTCTAATGTGCAAATGCTAGAAGAAGAAAGCAGGCAATTAGATGAAAAAATTCAAAATTTAGAACAACAAATTTTAAAAAAAAGCGTTTCTAAAAAGCCTTTGGAAAAAGATGGTTTTGAAGAAGAATACATGCAACGAGCGCACCCAAAAATTTCTTTAAAGAAAAGAAACAAATTGCTTAAGGCTTACTCTATAGCTGAAAAAAAGAGTGGGGTATTTTTAGGGGGTGGGTATGCTTATGGTGTGTTTAATTTGTCCTATCAAGGAGACATGCTAGATAAATATGGTGCGAATGCCTCTAGTGCGTTTCTAAACAATGTAGCCTTAAAAGCACCTGTATCTATGATTAGCGCTAGATTTGGTTATCAAAAATATTTTGTGCCTTATTTTGGGACACGCTTTTATGGGGATTTATTGCTTGGGGGTGGGACATTAAAAGAGATTATGCTTAAGCAATCTGTAGGCTCGTTTTTTTACGCTTTGGGGGCTGTAAATACAGATTTATTATTTGATATGCCTCTTGATTTTAAAACCAAGAAACATTTTTTAGGAATTTATGCGGGTTTTGGTATAGGGCTTATGCTTTATCAAGATAAGCCAAATCAAAATGCAAGAGAATTGATTGTAAAGGATTTTAAAAGTTCTAATTTATTATGGAAATCTCTTATTGAAGTAGATTATACTTTTAATGTGGGACTTAGTTTAACCCTTTTTAGAAAACATCGCTTAGAGATTGGCACTAAATTACCTATTAGCTATTTAAGAATGGGAGTAGAAGAGGGGGCAAGTTATCAAGGTGTGATAGAAGTAGATTCAAACAAGCAAGAGGATAAGCGCTTGTTAATTTCAGCTAATAATAAATTCAAGCGTTCTAGCTTTTTATTGGTCAATTATGCGTATATTTTTTAG
- the panB gene encoding 3-methyl-2-oxobutanoate hydroxymethyltransferase, with translation MSLQTAPTKKITLNTLQAKKNQEKITATTAYDALFAKMFDSLVDVILVGDSLNMSFLAQNDTLSASMDMMLYHTKAVCAGAKIPFIITDLPFGSYKDEKTALKNAIRVYKETQASAIKLEGGKEKASLIKTLTNEGIIVVGHIGLMPQFVRLDGGYKIKGRNEEQKKKLLDDALSLEEAGVGLLVLEGITTPIAQEITQKVKIPTIGIGSGKDCDGQILVWSDMLGFFDSFKPKFVREYLNGKELVQSAIKQYADDVKNGVFPNELESYN, from the coding sequence ATGAGTTTGCAAACTGCCCCCACAAAAAAAATCACTCTAAACACCCTTCAAGCTAAAAAGAATCAAGAAAAAATTACCGCCACCACCGCTTATGATGCATTATTTGCTAAAATGTTTGATTCCTTAGTAGATGTGATTTTAGTCGGTGATAGCTTGAATATGAGTTTTTTGGCTCAAAATGACACTTTAAGTGCGAGTATGGATATGATGCTCTATCACACTAAAGCGGTGTGTGCAGGCGCTAAGATTCCTTTTATCATCACAGATTTGCCCTTTGGAAGCTATAAAGATGAAAAAACAGCCCTAAAAAACGCTATTAGAGTTTATAAAGAAACTCAAGCGAGCGCGATTAAATTAGAAGGGGGAAAAGAAAAAGCGAGTTTGATTAAAACGCTCACAAACGAAGGCATTATTGTGGTAGGACACATCGGCTTAATGCCCCAATTTGTGCGTCTTGATGGGGGCTATAAAATTAAAGGTAGAAACGAAGAACAAAAGAAAAAACTTTTAGATGATGCTCTGAGTTTAGAAGAAGCTGGAGTTGGGCTACTTGTTTTAGAAGGTATAACCACCCCTATTGCACAAGAAATCACTCAAAAAGTTAAAATCCCCACTATCGGCATAGGGAGTGGCAAAGATTGCGACGGACAGATTTTGGTGTGGAGTGATATGCTAGGCTTTTTTGATAGCTTTAAACCAAAATTTGTGCGCGAGTATCTTAATGGAAAAGAGTTGGTTCAAAGTGCTATCAAACAATACGCTGATGATGTCAAAAATGGCGTTTTTCCTAATGAATTAGAAAGCTATAATTAA
- the ruvB gene encoding Holliday junction branch migration DNA helicase RuvB, with amino-acid sequence MKERLVNLETLDFETSQEVSLRPNLWEDYIGQEKIKSNLQISIQAAKKRQESLDHMLFFGPPGLGKTSISHIIAKEMETNIKITAAPMIEKSGDLAAILTNLQAKDILFIDEIHRLSPAIEEILYPAMEDFRLDIIIGSGPAAQTIKIDLPPFTLIGATTRAGMLSNPLRDRFGMSFRMQFYSPSELALIIKKAALKLNQNIEEESANEIAKRSRGTPRIALRLLKRVRDFALVKNSSLMDLNITLHALNELGVNELGFDEADLMYLSLLANAQGKPVGLNTIAASMREDENTIEDVIEPFLLANGYLERTARGRIATPKTYKLLDIPTTNPTRASLF; translated from the coding sequence ATGAAAGAACGCTTAGTCAATTTAGAAACTTTAGATTTTGAAACTTCTCAAGAAGTGAGTTTGCGCCCTAATCTTTGGGAAGATTATATCGGTCAAGAAAAAATTAAGAGCAATTTACAAATTTCTATCCAAGCCGCTAAAAAACGCCAAGAAAGTTTAGACCACATGCTCTTTTTTGGCCCACCGGGTTTGGGTAAAACTTCTATTAGTCATATCATTGCCAAAGAAATGGAAACCAACATCAAAATCACAGCCGCTCCTATGATAGAAAAAAGCGGTGATTTAGCTGCCATTCTCACTAACTTACAAGCTAAGGACATTCTTTTTATTGATGAAATCCACAGGCTTAGCCCTGCTATTGAAGAGATTTTATACCCAGCTATGGAAGATTTTAGACTAGATATTATCATAGGCTCAGGCCCAGCAGCTCAAACCATTAAAATTGATTTACCCCCTTTCACTTTAATAGGTGCTACTACTCGTGCTGGAATGCTCTCTAATCCTTTAAGAGATAGATTTGGCATGAGTTTTAGAATGCAATTTTATAGCCCTAGTGAATTAGCTCTCATTATTAAGAAGGCGGCGTTAAAACTCAATCAAAACATAGAAGAAGAAAGCGCTAATGAAATTGCTAAAAGAAGTAGAGGCACACCTAGAATTGCTTTAAGGCTTTTAAAAAGGGTGCGTGATTTTGCTTTGGTAAAAAATTCAAGTTTAATGGATTTAAACATTACTTTGCATGCTTTAAATGAATTAGGTGTGAATGAATTAGGCTTTGATGAAGCGGATTTGATGTATTTATCCTTGTTAGCCAACGCTCAAGGAAAGCCGGTGGGTTTAAACACGATTGCTGCATCAATGAGAGAAGATGAAAACACGATTGAAGATGTGATTGAGCCTTTTTTACTCGCTAATGGCTATTTAGAACGCACTGCTAGAGGAAGAATCGCTACACCTAAAACTTATAAGTTGTTGGATATCCCCACCACTAACCCTACAAGAGCAAGTCTGTTTTAG